The following proteins are encoded in a genomic region of Pirellulales bacterium:
- a CDS encoding GTP-binding protein, with the protein MSTLGDFDVCVLTPAGRGAVAVVAVSGLNAGSGVGQYFRSSSRIPTEQFAMQRIYFGRWGADDGEEVVACRTASAEFEIHCHGGVAAVSRIVEDLRRAGARQIDDAQWLSSQSIDEIQREAALALTCARTERCAGILLDQWQGAMSHAIGEVISLCKQAHASAALGRLQALTAYRALGRHLVEPFTVALAGPPNVGKSSLINALVGYERAIVYDAPGTTRDVVTAQTAIDGWPVTLSDTAGLREGADPLEAAGVQSARAQLSAVELVVLVFDARLALNADEQRLRAAFPGAIVVANKCDLVSEPKLRRQEPLIRTSAITGEGVSELLGAISHRLVPESPPACAAVPFTEDQTTVLTDAIRVLTGGDCASAARLLEALLRGASVSPRNG; encoded by the coding sequence ATGTCCACCCTCGGCGATTTTGACGTCTGCGTTCTCACTCCTGCCGGGCGCGGCGCCGTGGCCGTCGTGGCTGTCTCGGGACTGAACGCCGGCAGTGGCGTGGGGCAATACTTTCGTTCGTCGTCGCGAATTCCGACTGAGCAATTCGCGATGCAGCGAATCTATTTCGGGCGTTGGGGCGCGGACGACGGAGAAGAAGTGGTCGCTTGCCGCACGGCGTCCGCCGAATTCGAGATCCATTGCCACGGCGGCGTCGCGGCCGTCAGTCGCATCGTCGAGGATCTGCGGCGAGCCGGGGCGCGGCAGATCGATGACGCCCAGTGGCTGTCGTCGCAGAGCATCGACGAGATTCAACGTGAGGCCGCGCTGGCGCTGACCTGCGCGCGGACCGAACGCTGTGCCGGCATACTGCTCGATCAATGGCAGGGCGCGATGTCGCATGCTATCGGCGAAGTGATTTCGCTTTGTAAGCAAGCTCACGCAAGCGCGGCCCTGGGACGCTTGCAGGCCCTTACGGCGTACCGTGCGCTCGGCCGGCATCTGGTCGAGCCTTTCACGGTAGCCCTGGCAGGTCCTCCGAATGTCGGTAAAAGCAGCCTGATTAACGCCCTGGTCGGCTACGAGCGCGCGATCGTTTACGACGCCCCCGGTACGACACGGGACGTCGTAACCGCGCAAACGGCCATCGACGGCTGGCCTGTCACGCTCTCGGATACCGCGGGATTGCGCGAAGGAGCCGATCCGCTCGAGGCGGCAGGCGTCCAAAGCGCCCGGGCGCAACTTTCGGCCGTCGAACTGGTGGTGTTGGTGTTCGATGCCCGCCTAGCATTGAACGCGGACGAACAACGTCTACGCGCCGCTTTTCCCGGCGCGATCGTTGTTGCCAATAAGTGCGACCTGGTTTCTGAACCGAAGTTGCGCCGGCAAGAACCGCTCATTCGGACGAGTGCTATCACTGGCGAGGGCGTTTCTGAGCTGCTAGGCGCGATCAGCCACCGTTTGGTGCCAGAGTCGCCGCCGGCCTGTGCGGCGGTCCCTTTCACCGAGGATCAAACAACCGTGCTCACGGATGCGATCCGAGTTTTGACAGGCGGCGATTGCGCGAGTGCGGCCCGCTTGCTCGAAGCGCTGCTGCGGGGTGCAAGTGTTTCGCCGCGTAACGGATGA
- a CDS encoding type III pantothenate kinase gives MNAPGILPLVAVDVGNSRVKLGLFDSVDRNPLPEPVSTLDIGPSLDELEKIRQWLPDHDLTRPAWWIGSVQRDVAGRLVAWLKNQDVPRITMIASSDLPLVVSLPQPDRVGIDRLLDAVAANRLRRPGEAAVVVDLGTAITVDLIDGTGAFLGGAIMPGIATSARAMHEFTDLLPLVEMWKLGEAPAPLGTATIAAMQAGLFWGAVGGVRELVEQLGAQLKVRPRLFLSGGAAPSVAKLLAHDAEYVSHLTLAGIAITAAQ, from the coding sequence ATGAACGCGCCTGGCATCTTGCCTCTTGTGGCGGTCGACGTCGGCAACAGCCGCGTCAAGCTCGGTCTGTTCGACAGTGTGGATCGTAATCCGCTGCCCGAGCCGGTTAGTACGCTCGATATCGGTCCGAGCCTGGATGAGTTGGAAAAGATTCGCCAGTGGCTGCCTGACCACGACCTGACGCGCCCTGCCTGGTGGATCGGCAGCGTGCAGCGCGACGTGGCCGGCCGGCTGGTGGCCTGGTTAAAGAACCAGGACGTCCCGCGGATCACGATGATCGCTTCGTCGGATTTACCGCTCGTGGTTTCACTGCCGCAGCCCGACCGCGTGGGGATCGATCGACTGCTCGATGCCGTGGCGGCAAATCGCTTACGCCGTCCGGGCGAAGCGGCCGTCGTCGTCGACCTGGGCACCGCGATCACAGTCGACCTGATCGACGGCACTGGCGCATTTCTCGGCGGAGCCATCATGCCGGGGATCGCGACCAGTGCCCGTGCCATGCACGAGTTCACCGATTTACTGCCGCTGGTGGAAATGTGGAAACTGGGCGAAGCGCCGGCGCCGCTGGGTACCGCGACGATAGCTGCGATGCAAGCCGGATTGTTTTGGGGCGCCGTCGGAGGCGTTCGTGAGCTCGTCGAGCAACTCGGTGCGCAGCTCAAGGTGCGTCCTCGGTTGTTTCTTAGCGGCGGCGCGGCCCCCTCGGTGGCCAAGCTCTTGGCCCACGACGCCGAATACGTGTCTCATCTGACATTAGCCGGTATCGCCATCACCGCCGCGCAGTAA
- the obgE gene encoding GTPase ObgE produces the protein MFVDRVKIQVDAGKGGDGCLSFRREKFVPHGGPDGGDGGDGASIIIVAREGVNNLAALTHRYHWRAESGQAGSGSNRYGRGAEDMILYVPPGTVIIDAVNAFVIKDLAHPGDQIIAAQGGRGGKGNLHFKSSVNRAPRQWTKGQEGESRALILELKVIADVGLIGKPNAGKSTLLSRLSHARPQIAAYPFTTKYPNLGQVRLDAERSFVLADLPGLIEGAHEGAGLGHEFLRHIERAGILVHLVEPMPADGTDPLANYLTIRNELSLHDAKLGNRPEIVIVSKAELPGADEVQQKLSEHLGRNVLSMSAVTGQGLDKLLNAITHALDVQRSPEAMQ, from the coding sequence ATGTTCGTCGATCGCGTGAAAATTCAGGTCGACGCCGGCAAAGGGGGAGACGGCTGCCTGAGCTTCCGCCGCGAGAAGTTCGTGCCGCACGGCGGACCCGACGGCGGTGACGGCGGCGACGGCGCGAGCATCATCATCGTCGCGCGCGAAGGCGTGAACAATCTCGCCGCGCTGACACATCGATATCATTGGCGCGCCGAAAGCGGTCAGGCCGGCAGCGGCTCGAATCGCTACGGCCGCGGCGCCGAGGACATGATCCTGTACGTCCCGCCGGGCACGGTCATAATCGACGCCGTGAACGCCTTCGTCATCAAGGATCTGGCGCACCCCGGCGATCAAATCATCGCCGCCCAGGGAGGGCGCGGCGGTAAGGGAAACCTGCATTTCAAAAGCTCGGTCAATCGTGCGCCACGGCAATGGACCAAAGGGCAAGAAGGGGAATCGCGGGCCCTGATCCTGGAGTTGAAAGTCATTGCCGACGTGGGGCTGATCGGTAAACCCAACGCCGGAAAGAGCACGCTGCTGAGCCGGCTGTCGCACGCCCGCCCCCAGATCGCGGCTTATCCGTTTACGACCAAGTATCCGAATCTCGGTCAGGTGCGGCTCGACGCCGAGCGCTCCTTCGTGCTGGCCGATCTGCCCGGCTTGATCGAAGGAGCCCACGAAGGGGCCGGGCTGGGACATGAATTCTTGCGGCACATCGAGCGGGCCGGCATCCTGGTCCATCTGGTCGAACCAATGCCCGCTGATGGCACCGATCCGCTGGCCAACTACCTGACGATTCGCAACGAGCTATCGCTGCACGACGCCAAGCTGGGGAATCGCCCCGAGATCGTGATCGTCTCGAAAGCCGAGCTGCCCGGCGCCGACGAAGTGCAGCAAAAACTGAGCGAGCATCTCGGACGCAATGTGCTCAGCATGTCGGCCGTGACGGGCCAGGGATTAGACAAGCTGTTGAATGCCATCACTCATGCGTTGGATGTGCAGCGGTCCCCGGAAGCGATGCAATGA